In the genome of Chloroflexota bacterium, one region contains:
- a CDS encoding glycosyltransferase family 4 protein, giving the protein MTAWGADRPRDADRNLRVALISTVTMNPYVELLRQALDAIPGVRATSHRDLTPDWVWGHRRLDVIHLHWVELQIASPSRWRALKKFTRLVRAVLLARLLGITFVYTVHNLAHHEGQNARLNRWANRWVFWLADAVHVHDEGVAAQLAALYGRRRGVYVVPHGNYIGAYPVTATREEARQHLGLQPHEKVFLFLGQIRPYKGVEELIAAFRQLEGDGYVLLIAGNPQDSGYAARIEAAAHGDPRIRLRLGYVPDEELHRYLLAADADVLPYREVTTSGAA; this is encoded by the coding sequence ATGACCGCATGGGGAGCCGACCGCCCGCGCGACGCAGACCGGAACCTGCGCGTGGCCCTCATCTCAACGGTTACGATGAACCCCTACGTGGAGTTGCTCCGCCAGGCGCTGGACGCCATCCCGGGCGTGCGCGCCACTTCTCACCGCGACCTCACGCCCGACTGGGTGTGGGGCCATCGGCGGCTGGACGTGATCCACCTGCACTGGGTGGAATTGCAAATCGCGTCGCCGTCGCGCTGGCGGGCGCTCAAGAAGTTCACGCGGTTGGTGAGGGCCGTCCTGTTGGCACGGCTTCTGGGCATCACGTTCGTGTACACCGTGCACAACCTGGCCCACCACGAGGGGCAGAACGCGCGCTTGAACCGATGGGCCAATCGGTGGGTGTTCTGGCTGGCCGACGCGGTGCACGTTCACGACGAGGGCGTGGCGGCGCAGTTGGCGGCGCTCTACGGCCGCAGGCGCGGCGTGTACGTCGTCCCGCACGGGAACTACATCGGCGCGTATCCCGTAACCGCCACGCGCGAAGAGGCTCGCCAACATCTGGGCCTTCAGCCGCACGAGAAGGTCTTCCTCTTCCTGGGGCAGATACGGCCCTACAAGGGCGTGGAGGAACTGATTGCGGCGTTTCGCCAGTTGGAGGGCGATGGGTACGTGCTGCTCATCGCGGGCAACCCGCAGGACTCGGGCTACGCGGCGCGCATTGAGGCGGCGGCGCACGGCGACCCGCGCATTCGCCTGCGGCTGGGGTACGTCCCCGACGAGGAACTCCACCGCTACCTGTTGGCCGCCGATGCAGACGTTTTGCCCTATCGGGAGGTAACCACGTCGGGCGCGGC
- a CDS encoding lipopolysaccharide biosynthesis protein, with translation MSLKRQVGSAIVWVILSVIFTRFLSFLTKLVLARFLAPGDFGLRALANPAINLLMMFQELGFTSALIYRQTEVEEAADTAFWTVLTSSLTLYLVGFFSAPWVADFFHEPQLIPVMRVLALTMLLSSFAQVPVTLLVKELAFKRKVIPDLIAGVLGNGLSIVLAMLGYGVWSLVYGQVAVSLIAAGLIWFFTPWRPRLRFSKARVKELIDYGKHIVGSQTLVFAITNVDNVFVGKFLATATLGFYDLAYTIANLPATQITRLVNQVMFPTFSKVQSDLEMFRNVYFRALKYVSLLSVPIAVTTIGFADNFVTQAYGREWSPAILPMQLLGIYGLVRSVAANMGNVFKAGGQPKWLTYIALWRLTMMLIFLYPAIRWGGIVGVSLFSAIISVIDFGISVFLANKIIHASWGKYVQILVPQGIASVIAVLAGKLVYWNTWGLTRAIVRLGAAGVAIVVVYAAIMWAIDPEVRQLAQAAWEFVRLRGRSAVAKEA, from the coding sequence ATGAGCCTGAAACGGCAGGTGGGTTCGGCCATCGTCTGGGTCATATTGTCCGTGATTTTCACGCGGTTTCTGTCGTTCTTGACGAAACTCGTCCTGGCGCGGTTTCTCGCTCCGGGCGATTTCGGCCTGCGCGCGCTGGCGAACCCGGCCATCAACCTGCTGATGATGTTCCAGGAGTTGGGGTTCACGTCGGCGCTCATCTACAGGCAGACGGAGGTGGAGGAGGCGGCGGACACCGCCTTCTGGACGGTCCTGACCAGCAGCCTGACCCTGTACCTCGTCGGGTTCTTCTCCGCGCCCTGGGTCGCCGATTTCTTCCACGAGCCGCAGTTGATCCCTGTGATGCGGGTGCTGGCGCTCACCATGCTCCTGTCGTCGTTCGCCCAGGTGCCCGTTACGCTCCTCGTGAAGGAACTGGCCTTCAAACGCAAGGTGATTCCCGACCTGATCGCGGGAGTCCTGGGCAACGGCCTTTCCATCGTGCTCGCCATGCTGGGGTACGGCGTTTGGAGCCTGGTCTATGGCCAGGTGGCGGTGTCGCTTATTGCGGCGGGGCTTATCTGGTTCTTCACGCCGTGGCGGCCCAGGCTTCGCTTCAGCAAGGCCCGCGTGAAAGAACTCATTGACTATGGCAAGCACATCGTGGGGAGCCAGACGCTGGTGTTCGCCATCACCAACGTGGACAACGTCTTCGTCGGCAAGTTCTTGGCTACTGCGACGCTGGGGTTCTACGACCTGGCCTACACCATCGCCAACCTGCCCGCCACGCAGATCACGCGCCTGGTGAATCAGGTGATGTTCCCCACGTTCTCCAAAGTCCAGAGCGACCTGGAGATGTTCCGCAACGTGTATTTCCGCGCGCTGAAGTACGTGTCGCTCCTGTCGGTGCCTATTGCGGTAACTACTATCGGGTTTGCCGACAACTTCGTAACGCAGGCCTATGGGCGCGAATGGAGTCCCGCCATCTTGCCGATGCAGTTGCTGGGCATCTACGGGCTGGTGCGTTCGGTGGCGGCCAACATGGGCAACGTGTTCAAGGCGGGCGGGCAACCCAAGTGGCTCACCTACATTGCGCTGTGGCGGCTGACCATGATGCTCATCTTCCTGTACCCGGCCATCCGATGGGGCGGGATCGTCGGCGTCAGCCTGTTCTCGGCGATCATCTCGGTCATTGATTTCGGCATCTCGGTCTTCTTGGCGAACAAGATCATCCACGCCTCGTGGGGCAAGTACGTGCAGATTCTCGTGCCCCAGGGGATTGCTTCGGTGATCGCCGTGCTGGCGGGCAAGTTGGTGTACTGGAACACGTGGGGCCTGACGCGGGCCATCGTTCGGCTGGGCGCGGCGGGCGTGGCCATCGTGGTGGTGTACGCGGCCATCATGTGGGCGATTGACCCGGAGGTGCGCCAGTTGGCGCAGGCCGCATGGGAATTCGTGCGGCTCCGTGGGCGCAGCGCCGTCGCGAAGGAGGCCTGA
- a CDS encoding class I SAM-dependent methyltransferase, whose translation MDLVAYYDAYWTQADDTFDHERLELLASRVRAGEKVLEVDCGPGVLAKKMRERGADVTATDLSSVAVQRARDKGIPAQQVDIDTQDLPFADATFDVVVSNSAIEHRFFHERSFDECARVLKPGGRFIVCLPNIAHWKCRLWVLFGRFPYVQHSPTDAMHLRFFTVGEAKRLCRTRNLEPVEVDGSASLWARDFYPAFFRKPVVRSVYKWLAHVWPSMFARDFVLVCRKKETV comes from the coding sequence ATGGATTTAGTTGCCTACTACGACGCCTATTGGACGCAAGCCGACGACACCTTTGACCACGAGCGGTTGGAACTGCTGGCGAGCCGCGTGAGGGCGGGCGAGAAGGTGCTGGAGGTGGATTGCGGGCCGGGCGTCCTTGCGAAGAAGATGCGGGAGCGCGGGGCCGACGTTACGGCGACAGACCTGTCGTCGGTGGCGGTGCAGCGCGCGCGGGACAAGGGCATCCCCGCCCAGCAGGTGGACATAGACACGCAGGATTTGCCCTTTGCCGACGCCACCTTTGACGTCGTGGTGTCCAACTCGGCCATTGAGCACCGCTTCTTCCACGAGCGGTCGTTTGACGAATGCGCGCGGGTGCTGAAACCCGGCGGGCGGTTCATCGTCTGCCTGCCCAACATCGCCCACTGGAAGTGCCGGCTGTGGGTGCTGTTCGGCCGATTCCCCTACGTGCAGCATTCGCCTACCGACGCCATGCACCTGCGCTTCTTCACCGTGGGCGAGGCGAAGCGGCTGTGCCGCACGCGCAACCTGGAGCCGGTGGAGGTGGACGGCAGCGCGTCGCTGTGGGCGCGGGACTTCTATCCGGCGTTCTTCCGCAAGCCCGTGGTGCGGAGCGTGTACAAGTGGCTGGCGCACGTGTGGCCTTCCATGTTCGCGCGCGATTTCGTGCTCGTCTGCCGTAAGAAGGAGACGGTATGA
- a CDS encoding radical SAM protein, protein MKILFVYPDIEGVEHYGARKFYHGLAYLSAMVKQDGHETELYYADREPTRDELLERMARANPAIVAFSSTTHQHPFVEKWAAWLKEARPQLVLVSGGTHPTLAPEEVIASPNWDAVCVGEGEYAFRELAQRVAEGQPFHDIRNLWVRRGEEIIRNPLRPLIANLDELPFADRELFAFDEILAANDGWVDMMSGRGCPYQCSYCCNPGLQSRYKGLGKYVRFRSVPHVLAEIRALRARYNVKTINFQDDTFTLDEKWTLEFCDAYGREFKLPFWINTRVERLSEEIVAALARAGCRGVRIGIESGNELLRRDILKRRMSNEDIIAAFRRLRKHGLKAYTCNMLGVPGETKEMIEETIELNRRLEPDDLQFSVFYPYPMTELHDVAVAKGYYVPQAGALSTYYSRTSVLNLPTLTQEELAHEYDRFMALKSELSLRRTHPWKYRAKKALRALVRGDEARMERVLNVWRGVKRALRRA, encoded by the coding sequence ATGAAGATTCTGTTTGTGTATCCGGACATAGAAGGAGTGGAGCATTACGGCGCGCGCAAGTTCTACCATGGCCTGGCCTACCTGTCGGCCATGGTCAAGCAGGACGGGCATGAGACCGAACTGTACTACGCTGACCGCGAGCCGACCCGCGACGAACTCCTGGAGCGCATGGCCCGCGCTAACCCGGCCATCGTGGCGTTCTCGTCCACGACGCACCAGCACCCGTTCGTGGAGAAATGGGCGGCGTGGTTGAAGGAAGCCAGGCCCCAACTTGTGCTGGTATCCGGCGGTACCCATCCCACGCTGGCGCCGGAGGAGGTCATCGCCAGCCCCAATTGGGACGCGGTGTGCGTGGGCGAGGGCGAGTACGCCTTCCGCGAACTGGCCCAGCGCGTGGCCGAGGGGCAGCCGTTTCACGACATCCGCAACTTGTGGGTGCGGCGCGGCGAGGAGATCATCCGCAACCCCTTGCGGCCCCTCATCGCCAACCTGGACGAACTGCCGTTCGCCGACCGCGAATTGTTCGCCTTTGACGAGATTCTCGCGGCCAACGATGGCTGGGTGGACATGATGAGTGGGCGCGGTTGCCCGTACCAGTGCTCCTATTGCTGCAATCCTGGGCTTCAGAGCCGCTACAAGGGCCTGGGCAAGTACGTGCGCTTCCGCAGCGTGCCCCACGTGCTGGCCGAGATTCGTGCCCTGCGCGCGCGCTACAACGTGAAGACCATCAACTTCCAGGACGACACCTTCACCCTGGACGAGAAGTGGACGCTGGAGTTCTGCGACGCCTACGGGCGGGAGTTCAAACTCCCGTTCTGGATCAACACGCGGGTGGAGCGCCTGTCCGAGGAGATCGTGGCGGCGCTGGCCCGCGCCGGCTGTAGGGGCGTGCGTATCGGCATTGAGTCGGGCAATGAACTGCTGCGCCGCGACATCCTGAAGCGGCGCATGAGCAACGAGGACATCATCGCGGCCTTCCGCCGCCTGCGCAAGCACGGGCTGAAGGCGTACACGTGCAACATGCTGGGTGTGCCGGGCGAGACCAAAGAGATGATAGAGGAGACGATTGAACTCAACCGCCGCCTGGAGCCGGATGACTTGCAGTTCTCGGTGTTCTACCCGTACCCCATGACGGAACTTCACGACGTGGCGGTGGCCAAGGGGTACTACGTGCCGCAGGCGGGCGCGCTGTCCACGTACTACAGCCGCACCAGCGTGCTCAACCTGCCCACGCTGACGCAGGAGGAACTGGCCCACGAGTACGACCGATTCATGGCGCTCAAGAGCGAGTTGAGTTTGAGGCGCACCCACCCGTGGAAGTACCGCGCCAAGAAGGCGCTGCGTGCGCTCGTGCGCGGCGACGAGGCCCGAATGGAGCGCGTGCTGAATGTCTGGCGCGGGGTCAAGCGCGCCCTGCGCCGAGCGTGA
- a CDS encoding DNRLRE domain-containing protein: MALLALMWSAALDSSDAAGGAGMPQPVGVLNGETIYHVQLRHNVNGYTGASDTYINEDAADTNFNDPSHWGELQVRTGGPAKRALLRFDLAGQIPTGARILTATLHLWTTSWRSADRPITLELYRLLQDWDASQATWRSRLTGVPWEGAGADGAGDRETSPVSSVTVNAVNAEYTLDVTRAISDWFGAPDTNKGFLLLPTASSIIEYRFWASDWLNDAQKRPLLDIYYTFEPGVTPEPTATRTPTPTPTPTPVPGTVITSTVATDCVKVGSTFGTEAKTNVLLVYTGSLTRAKLIMDISNSKAGHSIYVNGRKIGTSFPSGGSTCEPGRTFPWPFDPAILTSGFNEITITADADPADLWGAVNIRIEAEGDVVPARIRTVSFKASNGSWTYSAAIMTPSGYMGDVPLPLLVSIHGWSGKPMDALGIHADAANRNGWLVVAPDLEQNHTLSLSVQQQLLDTINYMKANYRVDESRIYITGVSMGGMMASGMVGKYPHLFAAAAIERGPSDLDQWYWETEDWRRNWLEYEIGGSPLGKPFEYERRSPIEYASNMASIPMLLTHGLQDTVVPVSHTLRLSDAVGTYAATPPRVELYTGGHDTPWPGGSDGVLNFLKPYRRVGMPQSLVVRTDGRCAFTDRTCTYYWLTITQTGSDHWSRVAATFDADGVITVTSEDPRPASTTASTPSMTLGFNLEQMGLAGLSSTWVVQNFDAATGRYSHTNASSVGGFLSVTPGWGTHEIRISPPALAPQIHEVELRAVEDTYIVKDDNTPKGSESYMTIQSDGNQRALIQFDTAAIPENAVVLGSSLRLVATSQRNTETLTVSAYQMRRAWNAAEATWFKATASENWGVSGAESTETDRFPDAEGVVDISQVFKTYEVNVRPMTRQWVADSATNRGLLLKGQSKSYTWYRIASSDGDNPNGPRLWVAYALPTPTPTPSPTPTATATLTPSPTPTATATRTPTPTPTGTPSPTPTATPTPSATPTPTATRQARPQLFLPFVSVPPYFWH; the protein is encoded by the coding sequence GTGGCGCTGCTTGCTCTGATGTGGAGCGCGGCGCTGGATTCCTCGGACGCGGCGGGGGGCGCGGGCATGCCTCAGCCCGTTGGGGTGCTGAACGGGGAGACGATTTACCACGTCCAACTGCGCCACAACGTCAACGGCTATACGGGGGCGTCGGATACGTACATCAACGAGGACGCGGCCGACACCAACTTCAACGACCCCAGCCATTGGGGCGAGTTGCAGGTGCGGACGGGCGGCCCTGCCAAGCGTGCCCTCCTTCGCTTTGACCTGGCGGGGCAGATTCCAACGGGCGCCCGCATCCTGACGGCTACGCTGCATCTGTGGACGACTTCGTGGCGCTCGGCTGACAGGCCCATAACCTTGGAACTGTATCGTTTGCTCCAGGATTGGGATGCGAGCCAGGCCACGTGGCGAAGCCGCCTCACGGGCGTCCCCTGGGAGGGGGCGGGAGCCGATGGCGCAGGCGACCGCGAGACCAGCCCGGTCTCTTCGGTTACGGTGAATGCCGTCAACGCTGAATACACCCTGGACGTTACCCGGGCGATTTCGGACTGGTTCGGAGCGCCGGACACGAACAAGGGGTTCCTGCTCTTGCCGACGGCCTCGTCCATCATAGAGTATCGGTTCTGGGCATCCGATTGGCTCAATGACGCCCAGAAGCGCCCCCTGCTGGACATCTACTACACCTTTGAGCCGGGCGTAACGCCGGAGCCGACGGCTACCCGCACGCCGACGCCGACGCCCACGCCCACCCCTGTGCCGGGCACGGTGATCACGTCCACCGTGGCTACCGACTGCGTCAAGGTAGGCTCCACATTCGGGACCGAGGCCAAGACCAACGTCTTGCTCGTGTACACAGGGAGCCTCACCCGCGCCAAACTGATCATGGACATTTCCAACAGCAAGGCGGGCCACAGCATCTACGTGAACGGCCGCAAGATCGGCACCTCGTTTCCTTCTGGAGGAAGCACCTGCGAGCCGGGGCGCACGTTCCCCTGGCCGTTTGACCCAGCCATCCTGACCAGCGGGTTCAACGAGATCACCATCACCGCCGACGCCGACCCCGCCGATCTGTGGGGCGCGGTGAACATCCGCATTGAAGCCGAGGGCGATGTGGTGCCTGCAAGGATTCGCACCGTGTCGTTCAAAGCGAGCAACGGCAGTTGGACCTACAGTGCTGCCATCATGACCCCTTCGGGCTACATGGGCGATGTGCCGCTGCCGCTGTTGGTGAGCATCCACGGCTGGAGCGGCAAGCCGATGGACGCGCTGGGAATCCACGCCGACGCGGCGAACCGCAACGGCTGGCTGGTGGTGGCCCCCGACCTGGAACAGAACCACACGCTTTCGCTGAGCGTGCAACAGCAGTTGCTGGACACCATCAACTACATGAAGGCCAACTACCGCGTGGACGAATCGCGCATCTACATCACGGGCGTGTCCATGGGCGGGATGATGGCCAGCGGGATGGTGGGGAAGTACCCTCATCTGTTCGCCGCCGCCGCCATTGAGCGCGGCCCGTCGGACCTGGATCAGTGGTATTGGGAGACGGAGGACTGGAGGCGGAACTGGCTGGAATACGAAATCGGCGGGTCGCCTCTGGGCAAGCCCTTTGAGTACGAACGCCGCTCGCCGATTGAGTACGCATCCAATATGGCGAGTATCCCCATGCTCTTGACCCACGGGCTGCAGGACACCGTGGTACCGGTTTCGCACACCCTTCGGCTGTCCGACGCCGTCGGCACCTATGCTGCCACACCGCCCAGGGTGGAACTGTACACCGGCGGGCACGATACGCCGTGGCCCGGCGGCAGCGACGGCGTTCTGAACTTTCTGAAGCCGTACCGCCGAGTGGGGATGCCCCAGAGCCTGGTTGTCCGCACCGACGGCCGCTGCGCCTTCACCGACCGCACGTGCACCTACTACTGGCTCACCATCACCCAGACGGGCAGCGACCACTGGAGCCGCGTGGCGGCGACCTTTGACGCCGACGGCGTCATCACCGTAACCAGCGAGGATCCCAGGCCCGCTTCCACCACAGCGAGCACGCCATCCATGACCCTGGGCTTCAACCTGGAGCAGATGGGGCTGGCGGGGTTGTCGTCCACGTGGGTGGTGCAGAATTTTGACGCGGCTACAGGGCGCTATTCGCACACGAACGCCTCTTCCGTCGGGGGGTTCCTGTCGGTAACGCCGGGCTGGGGCACGCACGAGATACGGATTTCGCCGCCCGCGTTGGCCCCGCAAATCCACGAGGTGGAATTGCGCGCCGTGGAGGATACCTACATCGTCAAAGACGACAACACGCCGAAAGGCTCCGAGTCTTACATGACGATCCAGTCCGACGGGAATCAGCGCGCGCTCATACAATTTGACACCGCGGCGATTCCGGAGAACGCCGTTGTCCTGGGGAGTTCGCTGCGCCTCGTTGCCACCTCGCAGCGCAACACCGAGACGTTGACCGTTTCGGCCTACCAGATGCGCCGCGCCTGGAACGCGGCCGAAGCGACGTGGTTCAAGGCCACCGCCTCGGAGAACTGGGGCGTCAGCGGCGCGGAGAGCACCGAAACCGACCGCTTCCCCGACGCCGAGGGGGTGGTGGACATCAGCCAGGTCTTCAAGACCTATGAGGTGAACGTCCGGCCCATGACGCGCCAGTGGGTGGCGGACTCGGCGACCAATCGGGGCCTGTTGCTGAAGGGCCAGAGTAAGAGTTACACCTGGTACCGCATCGCGTCGTCGGACGGGGACAACCCGAACGGCCCGCGCCTGTGGGTGGCCTACGCGCTGCCCACGCCTACGCCGACGCCATCACCGACGCCGACTGCCACGGCGACGCTCACGCCATCGCCGACGCCGACCGCCACGGCGACGCGGACGCCGACGCCAACGCCGACGGGCACGCCATCGCCGACGCCGACCGCCACGCCCACGCCGTCGGCAACGCCTACACCTACGGCGACCCGTCAGGCGCGGCCGCAACTGTTTTTGCCGTTTGTGTCGGTGCCACCCTATTTCTGGCACTAG
- a CDS encoding acyltransferase, which translates to MQGAGAPVIGGLCVRLASALRGPYKDKKYLANLTRNPYISPKAQIWAKDLEIGPQCFVDDYVTIYAHPDGGRIVLGEGVHLYRGTIVEVGAGGSVVIGPHTHIQSNCNLKGFLGNLRIGANVQMAPGCGFSPYEHGFDDTSRPIREQGITTRGDIVIEDDVWLGLGVYVLDGVRIGKGAVIGAGSVVTRDIPAYAIAAGVPAKVIRYRGRRAVEV; encoded by the coding sequence ATGCAAGGGGCTGGGGCGCCCGTCATCGGCGGGCTGTGCGTGCGGCTGGCATCGGCGCTGCGGGGGCCGTACAAGGACAAGAAATACCTGGCCAACCTGACGCGCAACCCGTACATCTCGCCGAAGGCGCAGATTTGGGCGAAAGACCTGGAAATCGGGCCGCAGTGTTTCGTGGACGACTACGTTACGATCTACGCGCATCCCGACGGCGGGCGCATCGTCCTGGGCGAAGGGGTGCACCTGTACCGCGGCACCATCGTGGAGGTCGGCGCCGGCGGGAGCGTGGTCATCGGCCCGCATACGCACATCCAGAGCAACTGCAACCTCAAGGGGTTTCTCGGCAACCTGCGCATCGGGGCCAACGTGCAAATGGCGCCCGGGTGCGGGTTCAGCCCTTATGAGCACGGGTTTGATGACACTTCGCGTCCCATTCGCGAGCAGGGTATCACAACGCGCGGCGACATCGTTATAGAGGATGATGTCTGGCTGGGGCTGGGGGTGTATGTGCTGGACGGCGTCCGTATCGGCAAGGGCGCGGTCATCGGCGCGGGGTCGGTGGTAACCCGCGACATCCCTGCCTACGCCATCGCCGCCGGAGTCCCGGCCAAGGTCATCCGCTATCGGGGCCGCCGGGCAGTGGAGGTATGA